The [Clostridium] colinum genome includes the window GAGTGCAATTTTATAAAAAAATTTATTGCAGTTATTTTATCATCTACGATAATTTTTACTTCTGGGGCAAATGTTTTTGCCAATACTGACCTAAAAATTGAACAAGCTATAAAGATTAAAGAAAATAAGGTAAATTTAGTTAGAGAAAAAGGTAATATTTCTGTATCAGATAATGTACCAAATATTTTAGTAAATGGTAAAAAGTTAGAGGTTAATAAAGGTGAAGTGGTATATGAAAATAATAATTATATACCAGTTAGAGAATTAGCAGATGCTTTAAGCTTAAAATTAGATTATATAGCTGAAAGTAAAATAGTAGTTTTAGATAATGGTAAAATACAATTACCAATTGACAATAATAAAGCTAGTGTAAATGGAAACATTGTTGATATTGATAAAGATAATAAAAAAGTTTGTCCACTAATTATTGATGGTAAAGCTTATATACCAGTAAATTTTGTTAAAAATCTTGGATATAACGTAGAATATAACAAAAAAGATTTAAAACAATTAGAAGGATTTACTAAGTTAGATAAAGCTCAGGCTATAGAAGCATACAAACAAATAAATGAAGCTAACCAAAATATTAAAAATGCTACTATTGATTTAAATAGCAATATGGACTTTACTATATCTGATAATACTAATACTTTAGCTATGAAAGCAAATATATCTGGAACAACAAATATGGATATTAATAAAGAAAAACCTGGTTTGTATTCAGAACAAAAAATAACATTAGAGCTTATGGGAGAAAAAGAAACTATCGAACAAAAAAGTTTCTTTAAAGATAATAAATTATATGTAAAAGTAAATGAAAGTGGACAAGAGCAAAAATATAAAATGGATTTAAACATTGAAGAAGCTATACAAATGTCTAATAATATGAATGTTAATAATCTTTTAAATGAAGAATTTATATTAGATGGTAGTTTTAAAAATTTAGAAAATGGTAATAAACAATATATGTTTAATGTAGATTTAAACAAAGCCTTTGATTTTATTAAAGAATTTTCAAAAGAGTTTGGTTTAGATGAAACAGATTTAGAAGCTTTAAAAGCTATTAAAATAGAAAATACAGATATTATCTTTACTGTAGATAGTAAAAATCAACCATTAGATTGTAAATTAAATTTAAATATGGATTATTCAGATGTTTCTTCTGAACTTGTTAAAGCGAAAATTAGTTCAGAAACTTATGTAAAATATAAAGATATTGGAAATACAATTGTTAAAGAATTTAATGAAGATTTAACTAAATATGAAGATTTTGATAAAATATTAAATGAAGCAGAACAAACAATTTTTAATGCTAAATAGTTAGATAAAATAATAAAAAGTTATCTATTTTATAGATAGCTTTTTATTTTATTATAAAATTTATATATTATATAAAGATAAATAGATTTATTTTATAAAAAAATTAGACTAAATAAAAGATATTAGTCTAATTTTAATATTTATATTTTATTATAAATTAAGCCATAGATAAAGCTATTTCCATCATTTTTGTAAATGATTTTTCACGCTTTTCAGCAGATATTTCTTCCCCAGTCATTATATGGTCGCTAACTGTTAAGATACAAAGAGCATTAGCACCAAGTCTTGCAGCATTCATATATAAAGCTGCAGCTTCCATTTCTGTTGCTAATACACCCATTTTTGCCCATAAATTATGAACATCTTTAAAATCTGAATAAAAAACATCTGTAGATAAAATGTTACCAATATGAACTGGAATATTTTTACTATCTGCTATGTTTTTAGCTTTTTCTAAAAGAGTATAGCTACAACAAGGAGCATATGTACCTGGTAATTGATATTGACTTGCAAAATTTGAATCTGTTGAAGCAGCCATACCAAATACTATATCATATACAGATAAATCTTTGCTAAGTGCTCCACAAGAGCCTATTCTTATAAGATTTTTTACGCCAAATGTATTAATAAGCTCATAAGAATATATACCTATACTTGGCATACCCATACCAGTACCCATAACAGAGATTTTTTTACCATTATATGTACCAGTAAATCCTAAAGCACCTCTAATAGCATTAAATTGTACAGGATTTTCTAAAAAGTTTTCAGCTATAAATTTTGCTCTTAAAGGGTCACCAGGCAATAATATAGTTTCTGCTATTTCATTAGTTTGGTTTATATGTGGTGTATTTTGCATATAATCATCTCCTTAAATGTATATTTTTATTAAATTATATAATAAAAAATATTATTTTTCAATCTAAATATTAAAAAATAAAAATTTATGTATAATACTTAAAAGGTTTGATTAGATTAAAAATAAAAGTTATTAAATGTACATTATACAAATTTTGGCATAAAATAAAAATATATATAAAAAAATAAAAATATTTGATATAACTATCGACATATTTATTAATTTTATGTATAATTATTATAACAATTAAAAAAGAAAATTGGGTGATGTTAAATGCAGGAAATGACAGATAAAGAGTTTTTACTTATTAGTAATTATATAAAAGATAATTATGGTATTAATATGGATGGGGATAAAAAATCTCTAGTTTATTCTCGATTAAAAAGTATTTTAGACAAAAATGGACTAAAAAACTTTACAGAATACTATGAGTATTTAACAAAAGATAAAACAGGCAATGCAGCTATAACTTTTATAGATAAAATGACTACAAATCATACTTTTTTTATGAGAGAAATTGACCATTTTGACTTTTTAAAACAAAAAGTTTTGCCATACATAGAGTCTAATGAGAAAAATAAAGACGTTAGAATATGGTGTGCTGGTTGTTCGTCTGGAGAAGAGTCTTATACATTAGAGATGATATTAACAGATTATTTTAAAAATAAAGGAAACTGGGATACAGAGCTTTTAGCAACAGATATATCTTCTCAGGTGTTAAAAAAGGCAATAAAAGGGGTTTACACTAAGGACCAAATAAAACCGCTTAGTGAAGAATGGAAAAAAAATTATTTTTATGATATAAATGATAAACAAGTTAGTGTTGTAGATAGTATAAAAAGTAAAATAACTTATAGAAAATTTAATCTAATGGAACCTAAATTTCCATTTAAAAAGAAATTTCAAGTTATATTTTGTAGAAATGTAATGATATATTTTGATGATGAAACAAGAACTAAACTTATTAAAAAATTTTATGACGCATCGGAAAAAGGTGCATATCTTTTTATAGGGCATTCTGAAACACTAAATAATATAAAAACAGATTATGAATATATTATGCCTGCAGTGTATAGAAAAAAATAATAACATAGTTTGATTTTTTTAAAAATTTTGGTATAATTATAAAAGAAATATTATATTTAATATTTTTATTAATTTGATGTTTTATTAAAAGCATATTATGATTAACATAAATTATTTTAAGTTATTAAAGATAGAAGGGATTGATTAAGGTGGCAGATTTTTCTAGAGAATCTATGCTAGATATGTTTATATTTGAGATGAACCAACTTTTAGACCAGTTGGAGCAATTAATAATAGAGTGTGAAGATGGCTATTCTATGGATAATATTAATGAAATATTTAGAATAATGCATACAGTTAAAGGCTCGGCAGCTATGATGATGTATGACAATGTATCTAAAACAGCACACGCTATTGAAGACTTATTTTTCTTTTTAAGAGAAGAAAATCCATCAGATGTAGACTATTCTAACCTTACAGACTTAGTGCTTGAAGGTATGGATTTTATAAAAAATGAACTTGCTAAAATAGCAGATGGTGGTGAGGCAGATACAGACCCAAGTGAAGTCATAAAAAGAATAAAAGCTTTCTTATGTGTTTTAAAAGGTGAAGATGCACCACAAGAATTAGTAGAAAAAGGGGATAATACTAAACAAGAAACTGTTGTAGAGAGCAAAGAAGAAAATAAAACAGAAGCTTTAAATTTTGAAAATAAATTTGAATGTCATCTTTATTTTGAAGATGAAAGTGGTATGGAAAACATAAGGTCTTTTAATGTTATAAATAATTTAAAAGATTTTGGAGAAATAGTTAATACTATACCTAAAGATGTTACAGATGAAAAATCTGAAGAAATTATTAAAAAAGAAGGCTTTAAGTTTGTTATTGCAACAGATTTACCATATGAACAAATACACGAAACTATAAATTCTACTATATATTTAAAGAATTTTGAGCTTAAGCCTTATGTACTTAAAAAATATAAAGCTACAATATATTTTGATGATGGTTGTGAAATGGAAAATATTCGTTCATATACTATCGTACACAATTTACAAGCTATTGCAGAAAATATCACTCACGAGCCAAGTGATGTTATATCAGAAGATTCTATAGAAATAATTAGAGATAAAGGATTTAAAATTACATTTTGCATAAATAAAGAATATGAAGAAGTGCACGAAATGCTTAGCCAAACAGTGTTTTTAAAAACTTTATATCTTGAAGAAATGGAAATGGAAGAAGAACCTAAACAAGAAGATAAACAAGAAGTACAAGAACAACCTAAAGAAAAAGCACAAGAACAACCTAAAGAAGAGCCTAAAAAACAACCTAAAAAGGCAAAAGATGGTGACAAGGGCAAAGAAGCTAATAAAAAACAAGGTTCATCTCAAATGATAAGTGTTAGCATCGGTAAATTAGACCAACTTTTAAACCTTATGGGTGAGCTTGTTATATCTGAAGCTATGACAACACAAAATCCAGACCTTGATGGATTAGAGCTTGAAAACTTTAATAAATCTGCTAGACAACTTAGAAAAATTATAAAAGATGTTCAAGATAGTGTTATGAGTATGCGTATGGTAACATTAGATGCAACATTCTTTAAAATGCAAAGAATAGTTAGAGATATGTGTAAAGCACTTGGTAAAAATATTGAGCTTATCATTGAAGGTAGAGACACAGAAGTAGATAAAAATATTATTGAACATATAGCAGACCCTCTTATGCACATAATAAGAAACTCTGTTGACCACGGTGTAGAATTACCAGAAGATAGAATAAAAGCAGGTAAAGATGAAAAAGGTGTAATAAAATTAGAAGCTAGAAACTCTGGTGGCGAAATATTAATAAGTGTTAAAGATGATGGAGCTGGTATAAACAAAGAAAAAGTTATGGCAAAAGCTAAATCTGCCGGAATACTTAAAAAACCAGAAGAAGAATATACAGATAGAGAAATATATCAACTTATCTTCCACGCAGGCTTATCAACAAAAGAAGCCGTTACAAGCTATTCTGGACGTGGAGTTGGTATGGACGTTGTTACTGCTAATATAGAAGCTGTTGGAGGTAGTATTATTGTAGAAAGTGAACAAGGATACGGTACTACTACTATACTTAAAATACCTTTAACTCTTGCTATTATTGAAGGTATGCTTATTAGTATGGGTGGTGCTAAATATACTATACCAATTGCAGCTATACAAGAAACATTTAAAACTAAAAAAGAAAATATTTTCTTAGACCCAGATGGTAATGAAATGATAACTCTTAGAGATGATGTTTTCAACTTAGTTAGATTATATGACTTTTTTAATGCGCCAACAGATATTAAAGATATTGAAGAAGGTGTGGTTATTAGGCTTGAAATGGAAGGTAGAACAGTATGTTTATTTGTTGACGAGCTTATAGGAGAGCAACAAGTTGTTGTAAAAAGTATACCTAAGTATATTAAAAAAGTAAAAGGAATAAGTGGCTGTACTCTTCTTGGAAATGGTGATATTTCTTTAATAGTAGATGTTGCAGGATTTTATGATAACTAATATAGGGGGATAGAAAAATGGAAAATGAATTATATCAGAATGAATCACAAAATGATACTACTAAAAATAAATATTTAACATTCATTATAGAAGATGAAATTTTTGGTATTGATATAAGTCACGTTATAGAAATAATACCAGTACCAGCTATAACTTGGATGCCAGAAAATCCAGAAGCTATAAAAGGTATAATTAATCTTAGAGGGTCTATTATACCAGTTATAGATGTAAGAATAAGATTTAATAAAGAAGAAAGACCGTATGATGAGTTTACTTGTATAATAATTATAGAATATGAAGATAATCAAATAGGTATTATTGTAGATACAGTAAATGAAGTATTATATATACCTAGAAACTTTATATCTTCACCACCTAATGCAAAGTTAAAATATCAAAATAAATTTATAAAAGCAATTGGCAAAATGAACGATGAAGTACAACTTTTATTAGACCTTGATAAATTTTTATATTGTTAAAAAGGGAGCTCTGATGAAGCAAATATTAACTTTATCAGAGCTTAAATAATAAAATAAATATATAATTATTTAATGAGGTGATATTTTGCGACAACCGAAGATTGTTTTATTTTCAGAATCTATACAATTTTTAAATGTTACAAAAAAAAGTTTAGAATTATATAAGTTAAATATTAAAGAATGTATAAACAGTTTATCTCAAGTTAAAAAATATACTAATTCTAAAAATGAAATTTTTATTGTACAAATACCACATCAAAACAAAGAACGCTCATACGATATAATAAATTTTTTTTATGAAATTAAGGTTAATTGGATTTGTGTTGGGCAAGATAGTAATATAAACTTTTTTGCTATGACAAAAGGAGCTATGGCTAATATTATTTTGAAGCAAAAACCCACAAGTACAGAATATAAAGTATTTATAAAATCTTTAATAACAAAAATAAATCAGTCAGTAGAGATAGCAAATATAATAAACTCGAAGATAAAAAAAGTTGAATCAAATAAAAGTTTTAATAAAATAATAGCTATTGGTGCATCAACTGGTGGAACAGAGGCAGTCCAATCTATACTAACAACTTTAAATCAAGATATACCGCCTGTATTAATTGTCATACATATGCCACCAGGATTTACAAAAATGTATTCTAGTAGGCTAAATGAAATTTGCAAAATGAAAGTTAAAGAAGCAGAAGATGGTGACATATTAAGATATGGTGTGGCATATATAGCTCCTGGAGGACATCATATGAGAGTTATAAAACGTAACAAAAATATGTATATATCTTGTAAAAAAGAAGAAAAAGTAAAT containing:
- the deoD gene encoding purine-nucleoside phosphorylase is translated as MQNTPHINQTNEIAETILLPGDPLRAKFIAENFLENPVQFNAIRGALGFTGTYNGKKISVMGTGMGMPSIGIYSYELINTFGVKNLIRIGSCGALSKDLSVYDIVFGMAASTDSNFASQYQLPGTYAPCCSYTLLEKAKNIADSKNIPVHIGNILSTDVFYSDFKDVHNLWAKMGVLATEMEAAALYMNAARLGANALCILTVSDHIMTGEEISAEKREKSFTKMMEIALSMA
- a CDS encoding chemotaxis protein CheW — translated: MENELYQNESQNDTTKNKYLTFIIEDEIFGIDISHVIEIIPVPAITWMPENPEAIKGIINLRGSIIPVIDVRIRFNKEERPYDEFTCIIIIEYEDNQIGIIVDTVNEVLYIPRNFISSPPNAKLKYQNKFIKAIGKMNDEVQLLLDLDKFLYC
- a CDS encoding copper amine oxidase N-terminal domain-containing protein, with translation MLNLIYIKLKKRECNFIKKFIAVILSSTIIFTSGANVFANTDLKIEQAIKIKENKVNLVREKGNISVSDNVPNILVNGKKLEVNKGEVVYENNNYIPVRELADALSLKLDYIAESKIVVLDNGKIQLPIDNNKASVNGNIVDIDKDNKKVCPLIIDGKAYIPVNFVKNLGYNVEYNKKDLKQLEGFTKLDKAQAIEAYKQINEANQNIKNATIDLNSNMDFTISDNTNTLAMKANISGTTNMDINKEKPGLYSEQKITLELMGEKETIEQKSFFKDNKLYVKVNESGQEQKYKMDLNIEEAIQMSNNMNVNNLLNEEFILDGSFKNLENGNKQYMFNVDLNKAFDFIKEFSKEFGLDETDLEALKAIKIENTDIIFTVDSKNQPLDCKLNLNMDYSDVSSELVKAKISSETYVKYKDIGNTIVKEFNEDLTKYEDFDKILNEAEQTIFNAK
- a CDS encoding CheR family methyltransferase → MQEMTDKEFLLISNYIKDNYGINMDGDKKSLVYSRLKSILDKNGLKNFTEYYEYLTKDKTGNAAITFIDKMTTNHTFFMREIDHFDFLKQKVLPYIESNEKNKDVRIWCAGCSSGEESYTLEMILTDYFKNKGNWDTELLATDISSQVLKKAIKGVYTKDQIKPLSEEWKKNYFYDINDKQVSVVDSIKSKITYRKFNLMEPKFPFKKKFQVIFCRNVMIYFDDETRTKLIKKFYDASEKGAYLFIGHSETLNNIKTDYEYIMPAVYRKK
- a CDS encoding CheB methylesterase domain-containing protein; its protein translation is MRQPKIVLFSESIQFLNVTKKSLELYKLNIKECINSLSQVKKYTNSKNEIFIVQIPHQNKERSYDIINFFYEIKVNWICVGQDSNINFFAMTKGAMANIILKQKPTSTEYKVFIKSLITKINQSVEIANIINSKIKKVESNKSFNKIIAIGASTGGTEAVQSILTTLNQDIPPVLIVIHMPPGFTKMYSSRLNEICKMKVKEAEDGDILRYGVAYIAPGGHHMRVIKRNKNMYISCKKEEKVNGHMPSVDVLFESVAEYAPNVVATILTGMGNDGALGILNIRNKGGFTIGQDKESCVVYGMPKAANDIGGVLLQASLENIPKLIMENI
- a CDS encoding chemotaxis protein CheW, which codes for MADFSRESMLDMFIFEMNQLLDQLEQLIIECEDGYSMDNINEIFRIMHTVKGSAAMMMYDNVSKTAHAIEDLFFFLREENPSDVDYSNLTDLVLEGMDFIKNELAKIADGGEADTDPSEVIKRIKAFLCVLKGEDAPQELVEKGDNTKQETVVESKEENKTEALNFENKFECHLYFEDESGMENIRSFNVINNLKDFGEIVNTIPKDVTDEKSEEIIKKEGFKFVIATDLPYEQIHETINSTIYLKNFELKPYVLKKYKATIYFDDGCEMENIRSYTIVHNLQAIAENITHEPSDVISEDSIEIIRDKGFKITFCINKEYEEVHEMLSQTVFLKTLYLEEMEMEEEPKQEDKQEVQEQPKEKAQEQPKEEPKKQPKKAKDGDKGKEANKKQGSSQMISVSIGKLDQLLNLMGELVISEAMTTQNPDLDGLELENFNKSARQLRKIIKDVQDSVMSMRMVTLDATFFKMQRIVRDMCKALGKNIELIIEGRDTEVDKNIIEHIADPLMHIIRNSVDHGVELPEDRIKAGKDEKGVIKLEARNSGGEILISVKDDGAGINKEKVMAKAKSAGILKKPEEEYTDREIYQLIFHAGLSTKEAVTSYSGRGVGMDVVTANIEAVGGSIIVESEQGYGTTTILKIPLTLAIIEGMLISMGGAKYTIPIAAIQETFKTKKENIFLDPDGNEMITLRDDVFNLVRLYDFFNAPTDIKDIEEGVVIRLEMEGRTVCLFVDELIGEQQVVVKSIPKYIKKVKGISGCTLLGNGDISLIVDVAGFYDN